A segment of the bacterium genome:
TACAGGAATTGTAGGGGTTTGATTAATCAAATCCCTACCTATTACTGATGAGAGTGGAACTCCAAGGTTGCCACACATAAGGGTATCTATTCCAGCTACCTTCAATACCTCATGTATAAGAAAAGCAGTCGTCGTTTTACCATTCGTGCCAGTTATCCCAATTATTGGGTTTTTAACAAATTGTGATGCAAATTCAAGCTCCCCTACCACAGGGATGCCTATCTGCCTCGCTTTTGAGAGAATTGGGTGACTTAAAGGAACACCGGGTGATATTATAATCATATCTGAGGCAAGGATTTTTTCACTATGCTTACCAAATTCAAATTCAACCCCAGGAAACGTAGACAACAGTGAGGGCGAGCTCACCTCGTCCATCAGTTCGCTAACAAAAACTTTTACCCCCATATCAAGCAATAATTTTACGCAAGCTTTGCCACTCCTGCCAAATCCAATAACTGAAACTCTCTTACCTTTATAATTTGCTTGTTTTTTCGCAGAATCCTGTGGAATTGTGTAGCTCATCTTATTTTAAGTGTTGAAAGGGCAGCTAAAAGAAATAAAATACCAATAATCCAGAATCTAATAACAATTTTATTCTCAGGTAACCCAATCTTTTCATAATGGTGATGAAATGGTGCCATACGGAACAATCTTTTTCCATGAGTACACTTAAAATATACTACCTGTAATATTACTGAGAGTGCTTCTAAAACGAACACGCCGCCAGCCAAAAGCAGTAATATCTCTTGCTTTATTAGAACAGCAACTACACCTATAGCACCACCTAATAATAAAGAGCCAGTATCTCCCATAAATGCTTGAGCAGGATGAGTATTGAACCACAAAAAGCCTAAAGAACTGCCTACTACTGAAGCTAAAAAAACTGCTAACTCACCACTACCAGGAATATAAAGTAGATTTAAATAATTAGAAATCTTAACATTACCAACTACATAAGCGAGTATAGTATAAGCAAGCGCAACTTCAGCAACAAGACCGATAGCAAGACCGTCAAGTCCATCTGCAAGGTTAGTAGAGTTTGATGTCCCTATAATCACAAGGGCAACAAAAAGGATGTAAAAACCATTAAAGTAAATAAAAATATTCTTTAGAAAAAGTAAACTTGTGTAAGTTCGAAAAGCTGGATTCTTAGGAAATAAAAATACATATAATCCTATACACACACCAATTAATGCTTGCCAAAAAATCTTGTAAATAGGCCTTAAACCATTGCCTAATTTTATCTTCTTAAAGTCGTCTAAGAATCCTAAAGCACTAAGTGAAATAACTGTAAATAAAGCTATCCAGCTAAATTGCTCATTGAGGTCTATCCACAAAAAAGCAGAAATCACAGTAGTGAGGAGTATAAGAAGCCCACCCATAGTAGGAGTACGGACTTTATCTACTTGATTAGGAATACTTACTTCTCTAATGCCGGCAAAAAACTTATGAACAGATAGCCATTTTATTAGTTTTGGACCAAATATAAAAGAAAGAATTAAGGCAGTCATACCTGCATACGCAGCTCTAAAAGTTATATACCTGAAAAGATTAAAGACAAAGAATCTGGTATGAAGAGGATATAATAAGTGATAGAGCATCTAATTTAGTATTTAGAATTTATCTTACCTGTACAGATAATTTCCTTTACTATCTTTTCCATGCCCATAGCTCGTGATCCCTTAACAAGGATGATATCACCCGACCTTATGAACCCTTTAAGAAATTTAATAATAACTTTACACTCACAAGCTTTAGCCTGCGATAAATAACTAAAGTGAAACCTATCTTTGAGGCCGCTTGCCTCCACATAACCTTGTGCGAGATCGCCAACTCCAATTATAACATCAATACCAAACTTTTCAAGAGATTTACCTATCATCCTATGAAACTTGTAAGCATCTGATCCAAGCTCTAACATATCGCCTAAAATTGCAATACGCCGTGAGCTACTGTATTTCTTTAGTTCCTCGAGTGCAAGCTTCATTGAGACAGGATTTGCATTGTAAGTAGAGTCTATAAGTCTAATCCCATTAATATCTATTATTTTTTCTCGATGTGGGAGTGCTCTAACTTTACTAAGAGACTCGCTCATCTCTTTAAGGTCTATCCCAAATTGAAGCCCAACACTTAAAGCTACGAGTGCATTGTATACATTATAGATTCCAAATAAAGGGAGCTTAAAATTGACTCTCATTACTTCAAATTCTATTCCATTAATTGAGTTTATAATTTTAGCTCTTAAATCACCGTGCTTTATCCCAAACTTAAAGACATTCTTATCTGTGTTAACTTTAAAAAGAAAAGGATCATCAGCATTTAAAATTATCGTATCTACTACAGTTAGAATTTTTAGCTTTTCATGTAAAACACACTCTATCGTCTTAAAACCTGTAAGATGAGTTGGAGCTATGTTGGTAATCACGCCTATCCTTGGTTTAGCGATACTTGTAAGACGCTCAATTTCACCCGGCTGGTTTGTACCCATCTCAAAAACACCTAACTCATAAGCTTTTGAAAGATTAAATAAAGTAAGTGGTAGTCCAATAAGCGAATTAAAACTATGTTTACTCTTTAACACATGATAACGAGTTGAAAGACAGAGTGCAGTAAGCTCTTTTGAAGTTGTCTTTCCATTTGAGCCAGTTATTCCAATAATTGGAATAGAAAAAAGTGACCTGTAGTAGGTGGCTAGGTCACCAAGAGCTTGCAAACTGTTTTCTACCACTATCACTTGCATTTTGCATTTCGCA
Coding sequences within it:
- the mraY gene encoding phospho-N-acetylmuramoyl-pentapeptide-transferase — encoded protein: MLYHLLYPLHTRFFVFNLFRYITFRAAYAGMTALILSFIFGPKLIKWLSVHKFFAGIREVSIPNQVDKVRTPTMGGLLILLTTVISAFLWIDLNEQFSWIALFTVISLSALGFLDDFKKIKLGNGLRPIYKIFWQALIGVCIGLYVFLFPKNPAFRTYTSLLFLKNIFIYFNGFYILFVALVIIGTSNSTNLADGLDGLAIGLVAEVALAYTILAYVVGNVKISNYLNLLYIPGSGELAVFLASVVGSSLGFLWFNTHPAQAFMGDTGSLLLGGAIGVVAVLIKQEILLLLAGGVFVLEALSVILQVVYFKCTHGKRLFRMAPFHHHYEKIGLPENKIVIRFWIIGILFLLAALSTLKIR
- the murF gene encoding UDP-N-acetylmuramoyl-tripeptide--D-alanyl-D-alanine ligase: MEPIRIDDVLKATYGHACGIAANMKISGISTDSRTVKRGDLFVALKGNRVDGHSFVKNALKRGAVCAIVEPHFKVQSAKCKMQVIVVENSLQALGDLATYYRSLFSIPIIGITGSNGKTTSKELTALCLSTRYHVLKSKHSFNSLIGLPLTLFNLSKAYELGVFEMGTNQPGEIERLTSIAKPRIGVITNIAPTHLTGFKTIECVLHEKLKILTVVDTIILNADDPFLFKVNTDKNVFKFGIKHGDLRAKIINSINGIEFEVMRVNFKLPLFGIYNVYNALVALSVGLQFGIDLKEMSESLSKVRALPHREKIIDINGIRLIDSTYNANPVSMKLALEELKKYSSSRRIAILGDMLELGSDAYKFHRMIGKSLEKFGIDVIIGVGDLAQGYVEASGLKDRFHFSYLSQAKACECKVIIKFLKGFIRSGDIILVKGSRAMGMEKIVKEIICTGKINSKY